A window from Flavobacterium gyeonganense encodes these proteins:
- a CDS encoding beta-L-arabinofuranosidase domain-containing protein, giving the protein MQKWKKGDVIELNIPMPVELMQANPLVEEVKNQVAVKRGPIVYCLESDQLPENASINEVVLDVNSKFTTDFIKICDRQLLSITASSSINNDTSWDKKLYKPLSAKDSKEFTVKLIPYFAWGNHGKGEMSVWLSH; this is encoded by the coding sequence TTGAATATTCCGATGCCGGTTGAATTGATGCAGGCGAATCCATTAGTAGAAGAAGTGAAAAATCAGGTGGCTGTAAAAAGAGGTCCGATTGTTTATTGCCTAGAATCGGATCAGCTTCCTGAGAATGCAAGTATCAACGAAGTAGTTTTGGATGTCAATTCTAAATTCACGACAGATTTTATCAAAATTTGCGATAGACAATTGTTGAGTATAACTGCCAGTTCATCAATAAATAATGATACTTCATGGGATAAAAAGCTTTACAAACCGCTTTCGGCAAAAGATAGCAAAGAGTTTACTGTGAAATTAATTCCGTATTTTGCGTGGGGAAATCATGGTAAGGGCGAAATGTCTGTCTGGCTTTCACATTAA